In Cryptococcus deuterogattii R265 chromosome 4, complete sequence, a genomic segment contains:
- a CDS encoding NAK protein kinase produces MDSDAAAIAIDRIKFYARDALLTITQCICKPDATLKINGRSYKIEKLLGEGGFSFVYLIRDLSSDRLYALKKILITSGQEGVKEAMREVEAYRRFRHPNIIRILDSAVVQDESGDGKIIYLFLPYYSKGNLQDAMANASVTGHRMPERKLLELFHGTCLAVRAMHQYRLPNISASYPPTREDEPLVGETVFDHDEELTGEDRGELVPYAHRDIKPANIMISDEDEPILMDFGSTIKARIKIETRQQALLEQDIASEHSSMPYRAPELFDVKTNKTLDEKCDIWSLGCTLYAVAYGHSPFEVDGQSIAMAVGSGRYRHGTGYSQDFVQLIDSMLVVDPEQRPDITKVIEMTESILRKT; encoded by the exons ATGGACAGCGACGCAGCAGCCATCGCAATAGACCGGATCAAGTTCTACGCCAGAGATGCCCTCCTCACAATCACACAGTGCATTTGCAAGCC AGATGCCACCCTCAAAATAAACGGCCGTTCCTACAAAATCGAAAAGCTCCTCGGAGAAGGCGGATTTTCATTTGTGTACCTGATCCGCGATCTCTCTTCAGATCGGCTTTATGCTTTGAAGAAAATCCTAATAACTTCGGGCCAGGAAGGGGTCAAAGAGGCGATGCGAGAGGTCGAGGCATATAGACGCTTTCGGCATCCAAATATCATCCGTATCCTCGACTCTGCGGTGGTACAGGATGAATCCGGGGACGGTAAAATCATCTATCT ATTTCTCCCATATTACTCCAAAGGCAACCTGCAAGATGCAATGGCGAATGCGTCTGTCACAGGCCACCGTATGCCTGAGAGAAAACTTCTGGAGCTTTTTCACGGCACTTGCTTAGC TGTTAGAGCTATGCACCAATATCGCCTTCCAAACATTTCAGCATCTTATCCTCCTACACGCGAAGATGAACCACTTGTCGGGGAGACTGTTTTCGATCACGACGAAGAGCTAACCGGGGAAGACCGAGGAGAGTTGGTACCCTATGCACATAGGGATATCAAGCCGGC GAACATAATGATTTCAGATGAGGACGAACCCATCCTTATGGATTTCGGGTCAACCATTAA GGCTCGAATCAAGATCGAGACACGGCAGCAAGCGCTTTTGGAGCAG GATATCGCGAGTGAACATTCGTCTATGCCATACCGTGCTCCCGAGTTATTCGATGtgaaaacaaacaaaacaCTGGATGAGAAATGTGATATATGG TCATTGGGATGCACTCTTTACGCTGTTGCTTATGGTCACTCCCCCTTTGAGGTTGATGGACAATCTATCGCCATGGCTGTCGGAAGCGGTAGATATCGGCATGGTACAGGTTACTCTCAGGATTTTGTGCAGCTTATTGATAGTATGCTTGTTGTTGATCCTGAACAAAGGCCTGATATAACAAAA GTAATTGAAATGACTGAAAGCATACTCAGAAAGACATAG
- a CDS encoding N-glycosylase/DNA lyase: protein MDPRNLSLANTLPVGQAFLWHRLPLPATAPPFEEYSRAIHSPPRVVCLRQSPTHIYYTAVYPPGSVPEPDPSFHLTRQWLEDYFQLVKYPDLETMYLDWRRRDPELFGKVHVNDRATGVRVLRQDPWECLLAFITSTNNHIPRITSLLHKFSQSFTEPVLTLKHPSNGNPIPYHLFPAPHQIPTRLEKSLRDMGFGYRAPFIEASLLLLRNKFGDKEGNIEAGLMGWRDEDVDIVRENLIALKGVGRKVADCVMLMCLDKPSLIPIDTHVANIAARHPAFPSRLKNKPMSKQIYEETQEFLLSRWGPMGGWCQAVLFAADLPQSQGKTKVKTKVESVLKTVVKTETSLGSVDSIRRRQREDEVEKPPALKRTRSATKQAQQVLVGVDIKYDENTDR from the exons ATGGACCCCCGGAACCTCTCGCTCGCAAACACACTGCCCGTCGGCCAGGCCTTCCTCTGGCACAGGctccccctccccgccACCGCTCCCCCCTTCGAAGAGTATTCCAGAGCAATACATTCCCCCCCACGTGTCGTATGTCTACGCCAGTCCCCCACACACATATACTACACTGCCGTATATCCCCCTGGATCAGTCCCAGAGCCAGATCCCAGCTTTCACCTCACCAGGCAATGGCTTGAGGACTACTTCCAGCTGGTCAAATATCCAGATTTGGAGACTATGTATCTGGATTGGCGACGCAGAGACCCAGAGCTGTTTGGTAAAGTACATGTCAATGACAGAGCCACTGGGGTCAGGGTGCTCAGGCAAGATCCATGGGAATGTCTCTTAGC TTTCATTACATCCACCAACAACCACATTCCTCGTATAACTTCGCTATTGCATAAATTCTCACAATCTTTCACAGAGCCGGTGCTTACTCTCAAACATCCCTCGAATGGTAACCCGATCCCATATCACCTGTTCCCCGCCCCTCATCAAATACCAACAAGACTTGAAAAGTCCCTGCGTGACATGGGTTTCGGGTACCGTGCTCCGTTTATCGAAGCCTCTTTGCTGTTGCTCCGCAACAAATTCGGAGATAAAGAGGGAAATATAGAAGCTGGCCTCatgggatggagagacgaagatgtGGACATTGTACGTGAGAACCTTATTGCACTGAAAGGCGTCGGAAGGAAGGTTGCAGATTGTGTAATGCTCATGTGTCTCGATAAA CCCTCTCTGATTCCCATTGATACCCATGTGGCAAATATAGCCGCAAGACATCCTGCCTTTCCATCCCGGTTGAAAAACAAACCAATGTCGAAACAGATCTATGAGGAGACGCAGGAATTTCTGCTTAGCCGTTGGGGTCCAATGGGAGGATGGTGTCAGGCTGTCTTATTCGCGGCTGATCTTCCTCAATCCCAAGGCAAAACAAAAGTGAAAACAAAAGTCGAGTCTGTTCTGAAGACGGTTGTAAAGACTGAGACAAGCTTGGGTAGCGTTGATAGCATCAGACGGAGacaaagggaagatgaagtaGAAAAACCGCCTGCCTTGAAGCGTACTCGCAGTGCGACAAAGCAAGCACAACAAGTGCTAGTGGGTGTGGATATAAAATATGATGAAAATACGGATCGGTAG
- a CDS encoding endoplasmic reticulum protein: MILPLQEIFSTTWSAAQAAISVMLVLGYGYYARKLKILSRPGEENSSHLCVTLFLPCLLFAEIGPLSSWSNLKHYWVIIVYSLLFQFISWMVGLLGVALFKFPKWIVPCMIFNNATSLPVLLLKSLGENGTLDSLVGSGSLDAAMKRGRVYILINALVCNLTRFTFGPRMLDGKSINLLHPWSESEQYPEYSEAHPHDNVDRPSTESSPLLARAENDIRMAPKAAKRMFKQLDAFMNPPMYGGAAAIVTGVIPFLHKWFYGDQGALSSFTRSVENLGNLYPALQMFVLGAHLRSKNGPRPPIFALFYLYAFRFFIMPVISSSIVWGVRRTIGSKIIQDPILDFVMIVSPVGPPALTLAAIVAMSDAGEDTSAVVAKTLVISYILTPLISITVTAAISIVKTLY, translated from the exons ATGATCCTGCCTTTACAAGAGATATTTTCCACAACATGGTCCGCTGCGCAAGCAGCCATCAGTGTCATGCTTGTCCTTGGATACGGATATTACGCACGCAAGCTCAAAATCCTTTCACGCCCAGGGGAAGAGAATAGCTCTCACCTCTGTGtcaccttgttcttgcCGTGCCTTTTATTTGCAGAGATTGGGCCTCTATCATCTTGGTCCAATTTGAAGCATT ATTGGGTTATCATCGTTTATTCACTCCTGTTTCAATTCATTTCATGGATGGTCGGATTATTAGGTGTTGCTCTCTTCAAGTTTCCAAAATGGATCGT TCCGTGCATGATTTTCAATAAT GCAACCTCCTTACCCGTTCTTTTGCTCAAATCATTGGGGGAGAATGGCACCCTTGACTCCTTGGTGGGCAGCGGAAGCCTTGATGCGGCCATGAAAAGAGGGAGGGTTTATATCCTCATCAACGCTCTGGTGTGCAATCTCACCCGTTTCACTTTCGGCCCAC GCATGCTGGATGGGAAATCAATCAATTTATTGCATCCTTGGTCAGAATCGGAACAGTATCCAGAGTACTCAGAGGCCCATCCACACGATAACGTCGATCGCCCGAGCACCGAGTCATCTCCTTTGCTAGCAAGAGCGGAAAATGACATTAGAATGGCTCCCAAAGCCGCCAAGAGAATGTTCAAACAACTGGATGCCTTCATGAACCCCCCGATGTACGGGGGCGCGGCAGCCATAGTGACAGGAGTCATTCCCTTCCTACATAAATGGTTCTATGGAGATCAAGGGGCACTGTCATC ATTCACACGATCGGTAGAGAATTTGGGCAATCTATACCCGGCACTGCAGATGTTCGTGCTGGGGGCACACCTGAGATCGAAAAATGGTCCCCGACCTCCCATTTTCGCTCTGTTCTACCTTTACGCCTTTCGATTCTTCATTATGCCGGTTATCTCTTCCAGTATCGTGTGGGGTGTACGTAGAACTATTGGCTCCAAGATCATTCAGGACCCTATACTG GATTTCGTGATGATTGTAAGCCCGGTAGGCCCGCCCGCGTTGACACTGGCAGCA ATAGTAGCAAT GTCTGATGCAGGAGAAGACACAAGCGCTGTCGTCGCCAAAACTTTGGTGATTTCCTACATTCTTACACCGTTAATCAGTATCACTGTGACAGCGGCAATCTCTATTGTCAAGACTTTGTATTGA
- a CDS encoding tRNA adenylyltransferase, giving the protein MLLARLVATVSRPISSAVATTRRMFHTIALSPSEATFVALLDDFANHLSPPVECRIAGGWVRDKLLSLPSSDLDIALSIPSGHSFAVAFVDFLKAKNVPTGSVGKVVANPEQSKHLETGTTRIMGLECDFVGLRSETYADSRIPQVKPGTPFEDASRRDLTINALFYNVHTRQVEDYTRMGLSDLENRIARTPLPPRQTFQDDPLRIVRCVRFASRFNLTIAQEVMDSIKQENVKAGILSKVSKERVGIETTKMLHNNPFHALSLIHSLDLYPYMFSCEVDPPRQEAFAAAQILDQVAKRKSVDEVLWLATAAVPFRGLTVKRKGRDVPASSVVISEGLKLSTELKTSVTNLFDAVNIINLDATRRSEIGMSLQHPAVRPWERSLTFAAILAILPVWKGEWDDGAECIYQQYEAFAERIRDLGLPDAIDKPLLLNGNDIQQLLSIPPSSLITTIRQSLNAFQLDNPLATKEECEKWLTSMWEGEGRELWEKNSQPPRPSKKAGKGEKRKR; this is encoded by the exons ATGCTCCTTGCCAGACTCGTCGCCACAGTCTCCCGCCCCATCTCCAGCGCCGTCGCCACCACCAGAAGGATGTTCCACACCATCGCTCTCAGTCCCTCAGAGGCCACCTTCGTCGCTCTCCTCGACGACTTTGCAAATCACCTCAGCCCGCCTGTGGAATGCAGAATAGCCGGTGGATGGGTCAGAGACAAG CTCCTGTCCCTGCCCTCGTCAGACCTCGATATCgccctctccatcccctcGGGTCATTCCTTTGCCGTCGCTTTTGTCGACTTTCTCAAGGCGAAAAATGTGCCCACTGGCTCAGTCGGCAAGGTCGTCGCCAATCCGGAGCAGAGTAAACATCTCGAGACCGGCACAACCAGGATTATGGGCCTCGAATGCGACTTTGTTGGGCTTCGAAGTGAAACCTATGCAGACAGTCGCATCCCGCAAGTG AAACCTGGGACCCCTTTTGAGGATGCTTCTCGTAGGGATCTGACCATCAATGCCTTGTTCTACAATGTCCACACACGGCAGGTGGAAGATTACACAAGGATGGGACTTTCAGATTTGGAGAATAGAATCGCTCGAAcaccccttcctcctcggcaAACATTCCAAGACGATCCCCTTCGTATTGTTCGTTGCGTGCGGTTTGCTAGCCGCTTCAACCTTACCATTGCGCAAGAGGTCATGGACTCTATCAAACAAGAAAATGTCAAG GCTGGGATCCTATCGAAAGTGTCCAAGGAGCGTGTTGGGATTGAAACCACAAAGATGTTGCACAACAACCCGTTCCACGCCCTATCTCTTATCCACTCCCTTGACCTTTATCCCTACATGTTCAGCTGTGAGGTTGATCCGCCTCGTCAAGAGGCgtttgctgctgctcaaaTTCTCGACCAAGTTGCAAAGCGTAAATCCGTCGACGAAGTGTTATGGCTGGCAACTGCTGCAGTCCCATTCCGTGGCCTCACTGTGAAGCGAAAAGGGCGGGATGTCCCTGCATCTTCGGTGGTAATCAGTGAAGGGCTGAAA CTATCAACCGAACTGAAGACGTCTGTCACAAATCTTTTCGATGCTGTTAACATTATCAACCTTGACGCGACCAGGAGATCTGAAATAGGCATGTCCCTCCAGCATCCAGCAGTGCGTCCATGGGAAAGATCTTTGACTTTTGCTGCAATCTTGGCCATCCTTCCAGTCTGGAAGGGCGAATGGGATGACGGAGCCGAATGCATCTATCAACAATATGAAGCATTTGCAGAGAGGATAAGAGACCTTGGACTTCCGGATGCTATTGATaagcctcttcttctaaaT GGCAACGATATCCAGCAGCTGCTGTCgatccctccttcctcactcaTCACAACTATCAGACAATCTCTCAATGCTTTCCAACTTGACAATCCTTTAGCAACCAAGGAGGAATGTGAAAAATGGCTGACGAGCAtgtgggaaggagaaggcagGGAATTATGGGAGAAAAACTCTCAGCCACCAAGGCCGTCGAAAAAGGCCggaaagggagaaaagagaaagcgTTGA
- a CDS encoding CAMKK protein kinase, producing MSAVPGPAGSLPSQPRKSPTTLQPAPADFPHSLHRTASHTSQASAQVPSPRLSAQSFSPKGQFTPRIMSRRGSAQTGIEYPYRTLSRTSSPKDAPSYTPASVHEEGWRTPATDYTPGEVIETQAVRVKRDHESGKWMINQYRVLSEIGSGTHGRVRLGQDMTAEIPAADDDGDLHPPTSPDNSFYAIKIVDRNPKRRRLTGLGRHKGSSGGAKLLNENEIRKEIAIFKKVNHPNVVRMKEIIDDPESSKIYMILEWCRNGEIRWKDGEGLPALTVGETRKIFRDTLLGLEYLHHQGIIHRDIKPSNLLRSGDNTVKISDFGCSHFSEALRAAAAQPGPEGDAYVDDIELAKTAGSPAFFAPEMCYSGLDSEGPSRAPSAPCPNQEVPSFTLRPPSCGDTSADNSSSSLMSLPRSSNTFPLKPTNSNDSASSRHPPSFRSQSSSATIQRRERLPITNAIDVWALGVTLYCLLFGKTPFNAPNEYLLMQVIVSEPYIIPPFMGKDRLPTGTGGLPAADEAVECLDLLKRLLEKDAGKRITLEQAKQHPFTLHGLPDPAAWLVKTDPHTHTFVTVSNDEVAAVITKSVRFRDRFRKGIKTISQKLQLLGTGRTRSHSFGDGESIGTNNTEYSLTPAGSTSHFGTPKSNKLSALLPVSTPSRDVSPMNSPLPHTSAGRRFSLLNGRSHDYPVSPQTSTPGAHIVSPGLSKNQSALDFRNEPAGRVSSTPGPIGHGRLPSHLVPQPRPSIVPLLDDTTHSPRPATSSVSLDKLKLPSDQQSINGSFRRRKSVEVEMEGRRRSHSNASSISSKLARLLRTGSQRSYPRVLEKEQFAGSDAEDMAAEPSVGSSSPADALGRMSLESSLPRQSLEHVETGSRSSSQGYIPSPDFPLPAGWESRFRTNAPRRGSNLSEEFTNRVAEEEIDWDGSISDGDDYDDETSHSVAAPTPLASLNPLWRRTRNDNLGLGLDTQPSTVVVSAAPTLEPIPDGSPSAPTTLPNRSSSSSRPTLPEINTNSSDPLYQTSSRTSSRLSNSPFRNNLVERARSPYGGYHDDTRNSPRRTGLNRQTNAPASLDNDEDEGLAISFGGKRGRKGSVQKPTMSGDK from the exons ATGTCAGCAGTCCCGGGGCCCGCTGGCAGCCTCCCTAGCCAGCCTCGCAAATCTCCCACCACACTCCAGCCTGCCCCTGCAGACTTTCCTCACTCTTTGCATCGCACAGCATCACACACCTCTCAGGCATCTGCACAAGTGCCCTCTCCCCGGCTCTCTGCTCagtccttctctcccaagGGGCAATTTACACCGAGAATAAtgtcgagaagaggatcaGCGCAAACCGGCATCGAATATCCCTACAGAACATTGTCTAGAACCAGCTCCCCCAAAGATGCACCCTCATATACTCCTGCGTCAGTACACGAAGAAGGCTGGAGGACCCCAGCCACAGATTACACCCCAGGAGAAGT GATTGAGACTCAGGCGGTGAGAGTCAAGCGTGATCATGAGTCTGGCAAGTGGATGATAAACCAGTACAGA GTTCTGTCGGAAATCGGTTCGGGCACCCATGGGCGTGTTCGACTCGGCCAAGACATGACGGCCGAGATACCTGCGGctgatgacgatggagaTCTTCACCCGCCTACATCTCCAGATAATTCATTCTAT GCTATCAAAATTGTCGATCGTAATCCCAAAAGAAGGCGTCTCACTGGTCTCGGTCGACACAAAGGATCGTCGGGAGGGGCTAAGCTGCTGAACGAGAACGA AATCCGCAAGGAAATTGCAATATTCAAAAAGGTTAACCACCCTAATgtggtgaggatgaaggagattatTGATGACCCGGAGTCAAGCAAAATCTACATGATCCTTGAATGGTGTCGGAATGGAGAAATcagatggaaagatggagaagggctTCCCGCCCTGACCGTAGGGGAGACTCGTAAGATCTTTCGAGATACGCTGCTCGGGTTGGAATATC TGCATCATCAAGGGATAATTCATCGTGACATCAAACCCAGCAACCTCCTACGTTCTGGAGACAACACCGTCAAAATATCGGATTTTGGTTGCTCCCATTTCTCTGAAGCTCTGCGAGCTGCGGCAGCCCAGCCAGGTCCTGAAGGCGACGCTTATGTTGATGACATTGAACTTGCGAAAACGGCTGGATCACCCGCCTTTTTTGCTCCCGAAATGTGCTATTCAGGTCTTGACTCAGAGGGCCCTTCCAGAGCTCCGAGTGCTCCATGTCCAAATCAAGAGGTACCATCTTTTACTCTCCGACCTCCCTCTTGTGGCGATACTTCTGCGGACAATTCTTCAAGTAGTCTAATGAGTTTACCACGCTCATCTAACACTTTCCCTCTCAAACCCACTAATAGCAACGACTCGGCCAGCTCTCGTCACCCTCCGTCTTTCAGATCACAATCTTCCTCAGCTACTATCCAACGTCGTGAAAGACTTCCCATAACCAATGCTATCGACGTTTGGGCACTTGGTGTCACTCTGTACTGTTTACTGTTTGGCAAAACGCCATTTAACGCACCTAACGAATATCTTTTAATGCAAGTCATCGTGTCGGAACCATATATCATCCCACCTTTTATGGGCAAAGATCGTCTGCCCACCGGGACAGGGGGTCTCCCTGCGGCAGATGAAGCGGTAGAATGTCTGGATCTGTTGAAAAGGCttttggagaaagatgcgGGAAAAAGGATCACACTTGAGCAAGCAAAG CAACATCCCTTTACCCTCCATGGATTACCCGATCCCGCAGCTTGGCTCGTCAAGACAGATCCGCATACGCACACATTTGTTACCGTTTCAAATGACGAAGTTGCAGCAGTTATTACCAAGTCTGTCCGTTTTCGCGATCGTTTCCGAAAGGGCATCAAGACCATCTCACAGAAACTGCAGTTACTGGGAACTGGGCGCACGCGTAGCCACAGTTTTGGCGATGGGGAATCGATAGGAACTAACAATACTGAGTATTCATTGACGCCAGCAGGGTCTACGTCTCATTTCGGGACTCCAAAAAGCAATAAACTCAGCGCTCTTCTCCCAGTCTCTACTCCGAGTAGAGACGTGTCACCCATGAACAGCCCACTCCCTCATACAAGCGCAGGACGCCGCTTTTCACTTCTTAATGGCAGATCACATGATTACCCGGTTTCTCCCCAGACCTCTACGCCGGGGGCTCATATCGTCTCTCCCGGGCTATCCAAGAACCAGTCTGCACTCGATTTCAGAAACGAACCGGCTGGGCGGGTATCCAGCACGCCAGGGCCTATTGGGCATGGGCGATTGCCTTCCCACCTCGTCCCACAACCCAGACCTAGCATTGTGCCTTTGCTGGACGATACAACGCATTCTCCTCGTCCAGCTACATCGTCAGTGTCTCTAGACAAGCTTAAACTCCCTTCAGACCAGCAATCGATAAATGGAAGCTTTCGTCGCCGGAAATCTGTCGAGGTCGAGATGGAAGGTCGACGCCGGTCTCATAGTAATGCGTCCAGTATTAGCAGCAAACTTGCCAGATTATTACGCACCGGAAGCCAACGGTCATACCCTCGTGTCTTGGAGAAAGAACAGTTTGCTGGGTCAGATGCGGAAGATATGGCTGCTGAGCCGTCTGTGGGGTCTTCATCGCCGGCCGATGCACTAGGGCGGATGAGTCTCGAAagttctcttcctcgtcagaGTCTGGAACATGTTGAAACAGGCTCACGTTCATCAAGTCAAGGATATATACCCAGCCCTGATTTCCCGTTACCTGCCGGCTGGGAGTCTAGATTCCGCACCAATGCACCGCGGCGCGGGTCCAACTTGAGTGAGGAGTTCACTAATCGagtggcagaagaagagattgactGGGATGGGTCAATATCAGATGGGGACGATTATGACGATGAGACATCTCACTCTGTCGCCGCACCAACACCTCTAGCGAGCCTGAATCCTCTCTGGCGAAGGACACGGAATGACAATCTTGGTCTTGGCCTGGATACTCAACCGTCCACCGTAGTAGTATCCGCTGCTCCTACCCTTGAGCCAATACCGGACGGTTCACCCTCTGCGCCAACCACACTTCCTAACcgttcctcatcctcatcgagGCCTACTCTCCCCGAAATCAACACAAATTCCTCCGATCCTTTATATCAAACGTCTTCACGAACGAGTTCACGACTTTCCAATTCTCCTTTCCGCAACAACTTGGTTGAGCGGGCACGCAGCCCTTACGGAGGGTACCATGATGATACACGGAATAGCCCAAGAAGAACGGGCTTGAATCGGCAGACGAACGCACCGGCCTCGTTAGATAatgacgaggacgaaggCTTGGCGATTTCTTTTGGGGGCAAACGGGGGCGGAAAGGATCAGTTCAGAAGCCTACCATGAGTGGAGATAAATGA
- a CDS encoding mRNA turnover protein 4, whose protein sequence is MPKSKRSKLTTLSKTPIRSTKASKQALVNEIRENVDKYDYCWMFSVGDMRNDGLKEVRAQWRGTGRFFFGKGKVMAKALGDTPETEYQDGLSQIAKASCARIRTDAMPCHKSVNYVCSASRARSAFSSPLILLMKQLSGSNLGTSQSMPGWVPSRPWTSLCLQVRYSSNTIFYILPLGTSTLTHSAGPLLTPFTDPPSGDPFPHSMEPQLRALGLTTSLVRGIPSLNNPHVLCVKGEKLSSEKCRILKLLAIQMADFRIHLGSRWSKESGFVEGKELDEGSEKEDEMEED, encoded by the exons ATGCCCAAGTCAAAGCGTTCAAAGCTCACAACCCTCTCAAAAACCCCCATCCGCTCCACAAAGGCCTCAAAGCAAGCCCTCGTCAACGAAATCAGAGAAAACGTAGACAAGTATGATTACTGCTGGATGTTCTCCGTGGGAGACATGAGAAACGACGGTCTCAAGGAAGTCAGGGCACAATGGAGAGGCACTGGCAGATTCTTCTttggcaagggcaaggtaATGGCCAAGGCTTTGGGAGATACTCCAGAGACCGAGTACCAGGACGGTCTCTCGCAGATTGCAAAGGCAAGTTGCGCTCGTATTCGGACCGATGCAATGCCTTGTCACAAGTCTGTTAACTATGTCTGTAGCGCCTCAAGGGCCAGATCggccttttcttcacctctcaTCCTGTTGATGAAACAGTTGAGTGGTTCGAATCTTGGCACAAGCCAGAGTATGCCAGGATGGGTGCCAAGTCGACCCTGGACATCACTTTGCCTGCAGGTTCGTTATTCGTCCAATACTATTTTTTATATATTGCCTTTGGGAACTTCCACGCTCACGCATAGTGCAGGGCCCCTCCTCACTCCGTTTACCgatcctccttctggaGATCCGTTCCCCCACTCCATGGAACCTCAACTTCGAGCTCTTGGTTTAACGACTTCTCTCGTTCGAGGTATCCCTTCCCTCAACAACCCTCATGTCCTCTGTGTAAAGGGCGAGAAGCTTTCAAGTGAAAAATGCCGTATTctcaagcttcttgccattcAAATGGCC GACTTCCGGATACATCTCGGTTCGAGGTGGTCCAAGGAATCCGGCTTTGTGGAGGGCAAGGAGTTGGACGAAGGGTCagaaaaggaggacgagatggaagaggactAA
- a CDS encoding tubulin alpha-1A chain: MREVISVHVGQAGVQIGNACWELYTLEHGLSPDGRLMEGSPSANDDGFSTFFSETGSGKHVPRSLYVDLEPNVIDEVRTGTYRSLFHPETMITGKEDAANNYARGHYTIGKDLVDSVLEQIRRLADNCSGLQGFFVFHSFGGGTGSGFGALLMERLSIDYGKKSKLEFSVYPAPKMSTSVVEPYNSVLTTHTTLEHSDCSFMVDNEAIYDICRRNLGITSPSFTNLNRLIAQVVSSVTASLRFDGDLNVDLNEFQTNLVPYPRIHFPLATYAPVISAEKAFHESNSVYEMTMSCFESNNQMVKCDPRQGKYMACCMLYRGDVVPKDVNAAVANIRTKRTIQFVDWCPTGFKIGICNEPPALVPGGDLAKVSRSLCMLSNTTSIATAWARLDNKFDLLYSKRAFVHWYVGEGMEEGEFSEAREDLAALEKDYEEVGIDSIDAEEEEGEY; encoded by the exons ATGCGTGAGGTTATCAGT GTCCACGTTGGTCAGGCCG GTGTCCAGATCGGTAATGCCTGCTGGGAGCTCTACACTCTTGAGCACGGCCTCAGC CCCGATGGTCGTCTCATGGAGGGGTCCCCTTCCGCCAACGACGATGGcttttccacctttttctccGAAACTGGTTCCGGAAAGCACGTCCCCAGGTCGCTCTAT GTCGACCTCGAGCCCAATGTCATTGACGAGGTCCGAACTGGTACCTACCGAAGTCTCTTCCACCCCGAGACTATGATCACCGGCAAGGAGGACGCTGCTAACAACT ACGCCCGTGGTCACTACACCATTGGCAAGGACCTTGTCGACAGTGTCCTTGAGCAGATTCGTCGTCTTGCCGACAACTGTTCCGGTCTTCAAGGTTTCTTtgtcttccactcctttggtggtggtacCGGTTCCGGTTTTGGTGCTCTTttgatggagaggttgtCTATCGACTACGGCAAGAAGTCCAAGCTCGAGTTCTCCGTCTACCCCGCTCCCAAGATGTCTACTTCTGTGGTTGAGCCTTACAACTCGGTTCTCACTACGCACACTACTCTTGAGCACTCTGACTGTTCTTTCATGGTTGACAACGAGGC CATCTACGACATTTGCCGACGAAACTTGGGCAtcacctctccctctttcaccAACCTCAACCGATTGATTGCTCAGGTCGTTTCCTCCGTCACTGCCTCTCTTCGATTCGACGGTGACCTCAACGTCGATCTCAACGAGTTCCAGACCAACTTGGTCCC TTACCCTCGTATCCACTTCCCTCTTGCCACCTATGCCCCCGTCATCTCTGCTGAGAAGGCCTTCCACGAGTCCAACTCTGTGTACGAGATGACCATGTCTTGTTTCGAGTCCAACAACCAGATGGTTAAGTGCGATCCCCGACAGGGCAAGTATATGGCGTGCTGTATGCTTTACCGAGGCGATGTCGTTCCCAAGGACGTCAACGCTGCCGTCGCCAACATCCGAACTAAGAGGACTATCCAGTTTGTTGACTGGTGTCCTACCGGTTTCAAGATTGGTATCTGCAATGAGCCTCCTGCGCTCGTCCCTGGTGGCGACCTTGCCAAGGTCTCTCGATCACTCTGTATGCTTTCCAACACCACTTCCATTGCCACCGCTTGGGCCCGTCTCGACAACAAGTTTGACCTGCTCTACTCGAAGCGAGCTTTCGTCCACTGG TATGTCGGTGAGGGtatggaggaaggcgagTTCTCCGAGGCCCGAGAAGATTTGGCCGCCTTGGAGAAGGACTATGAGGAGGTTGGAATTGACTCTATCGAcgctgaggaggaggagggcgagtACTAG